A genomic region of Nymphaea colorata isolate Beijing-Zhang1983 chromosome 2, ASM883128v2, whole genome shotgun sequence contains the following coding sequences:
- the LOC116248691 gene encoding B3 domain-containing transcription factor ABI3 isoform X1: MMNEWVNCDSIDADQLLAVDASSIFYGALPSLADLASMQLSSQSPTASTASSSSSSASPSSCCSSCTSSWAVKEAKEDANEAMRSGSAHIIDSMAANSLVQSPEAAAAATAECSPPMAVQQPQEEGSIDVFHGFEEMDILDGVDILDPSIFSPDENGSSPREDENCFVGSSPSVQEGQQELQDQKDISSSEELAQVFFEWLKSNKESISPEQLRSIRLKKSTIESAARRLGGGKDGMLQLLKLILTWVQNHHLQKRESPPCYCPSSDDHMSNFPYYYHHQQQGFALPNNINSSWFVPPPYTTQAPAVYETCMASFPSVVGFPGMEMGYGMPNDNLQPFPPPPSSSSPPCDSTLAHEPASWPQSHHFYADPVMGFPHNGANNGNGYNQMTQHPADCMSKSATKEARKKRMARQRRFCFHHRHQHAAEKAAVMATGSDANTGNGGNQTNWMTWSSSPPKSSADGPVSRKQTPLERQTPLDRRQGWKTEKNLRFLLQKVLKQSDVGNLGRIVLPKKEAETHLPQLEARDGISIAMEDIGTSRVWNMRYRFWPNNKSRMYLLENTGDFVRSNGLQEGDFIVIYSDVKCSKYMIRGVKVPRQGASKTQSKGQRLPSPQRSLDHA; this comes from the exons ATGATGAATGAATGGGTGAACTGTGACTCCATAGACGCCGATCAACTGCTTGCCGTTGATGCCTCGAGCATATTCTACGGCGCCCTCCCTTCCCTCGCTGATCTTGCCTCCATGCAGCTGTCCTCTCAGTCACCTACAGCGTCCACGGCTTCTTCATCCTCCTCTTCAGCCTCCCCATCCTCTTGTTGTTCCTCTTGCACTTCCTCATGGGCTGTTAAAGAAGCGAAAGAAGACGCCAACGAAGCCATGAGGTCCGGTTCTGCGCACATAATCGATTCAATGGCAGCCAATTCGCTGGTGCAGTCCCCAGAGGCTGCAGCCGCAGCAACGGCAGAGTGCTCGCCACCGATGGCGGTACAGCAGCCGCAGGAGGAAGGGTCCATCGACGTTTTTCATGGGTTTGAAGAGATGGACATATTGGACGGCGTTGATATCTTGGATCCTTCCATCTTCTCGCCGGATGAAAACGGCAGCAGCCCACGGGAAGATGAGAATTGCTTTGTGGGGAGCTCCCCATCTGTGCAGGAGGGCCAGCAAGAGCTTCAGGATCAGAAGGATATTTCTTCATCTGAGGAGCTAGCCCAGGTGTTCTTTGAGTGGTTGAAATCAAACAAGGAGTCCATTTCTCCAGAGCAGTTAAGGAGCATAAGGCTGAAGAAATCCACCATAGAGAGTGCTGCAAGGCGCTTGGGGGGAGGGAAAGACGGGATGCTGCAGCTGCTGAAACTCATTCTCACTTGGGTGCAGAATCACCATCTCCAGAAGAGGGAGAGTCCTCCCTGCTACTGCCCTTCTTCCGACGATCACATGTCAAACTTCCCTTACTACTACCACCATCAGCAGCAGGGTTTTGCTCTTCCGAATAACATTAACAGTTCATGGTTCGTGCCTCCCCCCTATACCACACAAGCACCAGCTGTTTATGAAACATGCATGGCTTCCTTCCCATCAGTTGTCGGGTTCCCTGGCATGGAGATGGGCTATGGAATGCCCAACGACAATCTCCAGCCATTCCCAccgcctccttcttcttcttcaccgcCTTGCGACAGCACTCTTGCTCATGAACCCGCCTCTTGGCCTCAATCCCACCACTTCTATGCTGATCCTGTGATGGGCTTTCCTCATAATGGGGCTAACAACGGCAATGGCTACAACCAGATGACGCAGCATCCAGCCGATTGCATGTCCAAATCTGCGACCAAGGAAGcaaggaagaagagaatggCTCGCCAAAGGCGTTTCTGCTTCCACCATAGACATCAACATGCTGCCGAGAAGGCGGCTGTGATGGCGACGGGGAGCGATGCAAACACTGGGAATGGCGGTAACCAGACTAATTGGATGACTTGGTCGTCTTCTCCACCAAAATCTTCTGCAGATGGTCCAGTTTCTCGGAAGCAAACCCCGTTGGAAAGGCAGACTCCATTGGATAGGCGTCAA GGGTGGAAGACGGAAAAGAACCTGAGGTTCCTCCTCCAAAAGGTGTTGAAGCAAAGCGACGTGGGTAACCTTGGAAGGATTGTGCTCCCAAAA AAGGAGGCAGAGACTCATCTTCCTCAACTAGAAGCCAGGGATGGAATTTCTATAGCTATGGAAGACATTGGGACTTCACGTGTATGGAACATGCGTTACAG GTTTTGGCCCAACAACAAGAGCAGGATGTATCTGCTGGAGAATACAG GAGATTTCGTGAGATCGAACGGGCTGCAGGAGGGAGACTTCATTgtcatttattctgatgttaAATGCAGCAAATAC ATGATAAGAGGGGTGAAGGTGCCCCGCCAAGGTGCGAGCAAGACTCAGAGCAAGGGCCAGAGGCTGCCGTCACCTCAGAGGTCTCTCGACCACGCCTGA
- the LOC116248691 gene encoding B3 domain-containing transcription factor ABI3 isoform X2, whose translation MMNEWVNCDSIDADQLLAVDASSIFYGALPSLADLASMQLSSQSPTASTASSSSSSASPSSCCSSCTSSWAVKEAKEDANEAMRSGSAHIIDSMAANSLVQSPEAAAAATAECSPPMAVQQPQEEGSIDVFHGFEEMDILDGVDILDPSIFSPDENGSSPREDENCFVGSSPSVQEGQQELQDQKDISSSEELAQVFFEWLKSNKESISPEQLRSIRLKKSTIESAARRLGGGKDGMLQLLKLILTWVQNHHLQKRESPPCYCPSSDDHMSNFPYYYHHQQQGFALPNNINSSWFVPPPYTTQAPAVYETCMASFPSVVGFPGMEMGYGMPNDNLQPFPPPPSSSSPPCDSTLAHEPASWPQSHHFYADPVMGFPHNGANNGNGYNQMTQHPADCMSKSATKEARKKRMARQRRFCFHHRHQHAAEKAAVMATGSDANTGNGGNQTNWMTWSSSPPKSSADGPVSRKQTPLERQTPLDRRQGWKTEKNLRFLLQKVLKQSDVGNLGRIVLPKEAETHLPQLEARDGISIAMEDIGTSRVWNMRYRFWPNNKSRMYLLENTGDFVRSNGLQEGDFIVIYSDVKCSKYMIRGVKVPRQGASKTQSKGQRLPSPQRSLDHA comes from the exons ATGATGAATGAATGGGTGAACTGTGACTCCATAGACGCCGATCAACTGCTTGCCGTTGATGCCTCGAGCATATTCTACGGCGCCCTCCCTTCCCTCGCTGATCTTGCCTCCATGCAGCTGTCCTCTCAGTCACCTACAGCGTCCACGGCTTCTTCATCCTCCTCTTCAGCCTCCCCATCCTCTTGTTGTTCCTCTTGCACTTCCTCATGGGCTGTTAAAGAAGCGAAAGAAGACGCCAACGAAGCCATGAGGTCCGGTTCTGCGCACATAATCGATTCAATGGCAGCCAATTCGCTGGTGCAGTCCCCAGAGGCTGCAGCCGCAGCAACGGCAGAGTGCTCGCCACCGATGGCGGTACAGCAGCCGCAGGAGGAAGGGTCCATCGACGTTTTTCATGGGTTTGAAGAGATGGACATATTGGACGGCGTTGATATCTTGGATCCTTCCATCTTCTCGCCGGATGAAAACGGCAGCAGCCCACGGGAAGATGAGAATTGCTTTGTGGGGAGCTCCCCATCTGTGCAGGAGGGCCAGCAAGAGCTTCAGGATCAGAAGGATATTTCTTCATCTGAGGAGCTAGCCCAGGTGTTCTTTGAGTGGTTGAAATCAAACAAGGAGTCCATTTCTCCAGAGCAGTTAAGGAGCATAAGGCTGAAGAAATCCACCATAGAGAGTGCTGCAAGGCGCTTGGGGGGAGGGAAAGACGGGATGCTGCAGCTGCTGAAACTCATTCTCACTTGGGTGCAGAATCACCATCTCCAGAAGAGGGAGAGTCCTCCCTGCTACTGCCCTTCTTCCGACGATCACATGTCAAACTTCCCTTACTACTACCACCATCAGCAGCAGGGTTTTGCTCTTCCGAATAACATTAACAGTTCATGGTTCGTGCCTCCCCCCTATACCACACAAGCACCAGCTGTTTATGAAACATGCATGGCTTCCTTCCCATCAGTTGTCGGGTTCCCTGGCATGGAGATGGGCTATGGAATGCCCAACGACAATCTCCAGCCATTCCCAccgcctccttcttcttcttcaccgcCTTGCGACAGCACTCTTGCTCATGAACCCGCCTCTTGGCCTCAATCCCACCACTTCTATGCTGATCCTGTGATGGGCTTTCCTCATAATGGGGCTAACAACGGCAATGGCTACAACCAGATGACGCAGCATCCAGCCGATTGCATGTCCAAATCTGCGACCAAGGAAGcaaggaagaagagaatggCTCGCCAAAGGCGTTTCTGCTTCCACCATAGACATCAACATGCTGCCGAGAAGGCGGCTGTGATGGCGACGGGGAGCGATGCAAACACTGGGAATGGCGGTAACCAGACTAATTGGATGACTTGGTCGTCTTCTCCACCAAAATCTTCTGCAGATGGTCCAGTTTCTCGGAAGCAAACCCCGTTGGAAAGGCAGACTCCATTGGATAGGCGTCAA GGGTGGAAGACGGAAAAGAACCTGAGGTTCCTCCTCCAAAAGGTGTTGAAGCAAAGCGACGTGGGTAACCTTGGAAGGATTGTGCTCCCAAAA GAGGCAGAGACTCATCTTCCTCAACTAGAAGCCAGGGATGGAATTTCTATAGCTATGGAAGACATTGGGACTTCACGTGTATGGAACATGCGTTACAG GTTTTGGCCCAACAACAAGAGCAGGATGTATCTGCTGGAGAATACAG GAGATTTCGTGAGATCGAACGGGCTGCAGGAGGGAGACTTCATTgtcatttattctgatgttaAATGCAGCAAATAC ATGATAAGAGGGGTGAAGGTGCCCCGCCAAGGTGCGAGCAAGACTCAGAGCAAGGGCCAGAGGCTGCCGTCACCTCAGAGGTCTCTCGACCACGCCTGA
- the LOC116248691 gene encoding B3 domain-containing transcription factor ABI3 isoform X3 produces MMNEWVNCDSIDADQLLAVDASSIFYGALPSLADLASMQLSSQSPTASTASSSSSSASPSSCCSSCTSSWAVKEAKEDANEAMRSGSAHIIDSMAANSLVQSPEAAAAATAECSPPMAVQQPQEEGSIDVFHGFEEMDILDGVDILDPSIFSPDENGSSPREDENCFVGSSPSVQEGQQELQDQKDISSSEELAQVFFEWLKSNKESISPEQLRSIRLKKSTIESAARRLGGGKDGMLQLLKLILTWVQNHHLQKRESPPCYCPSSDDHMSNFPYYYHHQQQGFALPNNINSSWFVPPPYTTQAPAVYETCMASFPSVVGFPGMEMGYGMPNDNLQPFPPPPSSSSPPCDSTLAHEPASWPQSHHFYADPVMGFPHNGANNGNGYNQMTQHPADCMSKSATKEARKKRMARQRRFCFHHRHQHAAEKAAVMATGSDANTGNGGNQTNWMTWSSSPPKSSADGPVSRKQTPLERQTPLDRRQGWKTEKNLRFLLQKVLKQSDVGNLGRIVLPKKEAETHLPQLEARDGISIAMEDIGTSRVWNMRYSVLMQVLAQQQEQDVSAGEYRRFREIERAAGGRLHCHLF; encoded by the exons ATGATGAATGAATGGGTGAACTGTGACTCCATAGACGCCGATCAACTGCTTGCCGTTGATGCCTCGAGCATATTCTACGGCGCCCTCCCTTCCCTCGCTGATCTTGCCTCCATGCAGCTGTCCTCTCAGTCACCTACAGCGTCCACGGCTTCTTCATCCTCCTCTTCAGCCTCCCCATCCTCTTGTTGTTCCTCTTGCACTTCCTCATGGGCTGTTAAAGAAGCGAAAGAAGACGCCAACGAAGCCATGAGGTCCGGTTCTGCGCACATAATCGATTCAATGGCAGCCAATTCGCTGGTGCAGTCCCCAGAGGCTGCAGCCGCAGCAACGGCAGAGTGCTCGCCACCGATGGCGGTACAGCAGCCGCAGGAGGAAGGGTCCATCGACGTTTTTCATGGGTTTGAAGAGATGGACATATTGGACGGCGTTGATATCTTGGATCCTTCCATCTTCTCGCCGGATGAAAACGGCAGCAGCCCACGGGAAGATGAGAATTGCTTTGTGGGGAGCTCCCCATCTGTGCAGGAGGGCCAGCAAGAGCTTCAGGATCAGAAGGATATTTCTTCATCTGAGGAGCTAGCCCAGGTGTTCTTTGAGTGGTTGAAATCAAACAAGGAGTCCATTTCTCCAGAGCAGTTAAGGAGCATAAGGCTGAAGAAATCCACCATAGAGAGTGCTGCAAGGCGCTTGGGGGGAGGGAAAGACGGGATGCTGCAGCTGCTGAAACTCATTCTCACTTGGGTGCAGAATCACCATCTCCAGAAGAGGGAGAGTCCTCCCTGCTACTGCCCTTCTTCCGACGATCACATGTCAAACTTCCCTTACTACTACCACCATCAGCAGCAGGGTTTTGCTCTTCCGAATAACATTAACAGTTCATGGTTCGTGCCTCCCCCCTATACCACACAAGCACCAGCTGTTTATGAAACATGCATGGCTTCCTTCCCATCAGTTGTCGGGTTCCCTGGCATGGAGATGGGCTATGGAATGCCCAACGACAATCTCCAGCCATTCCCAccgcctccttcttcttcttcaccgcCTTGCGACAGCACTCTTGCTCATGAACCCGCCTCTTGGCCTCAATCCCACCACTTCTATGCTGATCCTGTGATGGGCTTTCCTCATAATGGGGCTAACAACGGCAATGGCTACAACCAGATGACGCAGCATCCAGCCGATTGCATGTCCAAATCTGCGACCAAGGAAGcaaggaagaagagaatggCTCGCCAAAGGCGTTTCTGCTTCCACCATAGACATCAACATGCTGCCGAGAAGGCGGCTGTGATGGCGACGGGGAGCGATGCAAACACTGGGAATGGCGGTAACCAGACTAATTGGATGACTTGGTCGTCTTCTCCACCAAAATCTTCTGCAGATGGTCCAGTTTCTCGGAAGCAAACCCCGTTGGAAAGGCAGACTCCATTGGATAGGCGTCAA GGGTGGAAGACGGAAAAGAACCTGAGGTTCCTCCTCCAAAAGGTGTTGAAGCAAAGCGACGTGGGTAACCTTGGAAGGATTGTGCTCCCAAAA AAGGAGGCAGAGACTCATCTTCCTCAACTAGAAGCCAGGGATGGAATTTCTATAGCTATGGAAGACATTGGGACTTCACGTGTATGGAACATGCGTTACAG tgttctgaTGCAGGTTTTGGCCCAACAACAAGAGCAGGATGTATCTGCTGGAGAATACAG GAGATTTCGTGAGATCGAACGGGCTGCAGGAGGGAGACTTCATTgtcatttattctga